From one Magnolia sinica isolate HGM2019 chromosome 18, MsV1, whole genome shotgun sequence genomic stretch:
- the LOC131232817 gene encoding putative pentatricopeptide repeat-containing protein At2g02150, producing MRLSMHHIRTGIRQASFSFSILAPYQSLHYYDNSVVSCHRLAKSAPFPTSMFICFTSFICLMRFPFTTEAKTDKSLEEYDKDSIRKIIKEEQWDDYRLRSLFDPVLSPTKVSRVLVELRRDAPLALKFFNWVKTQNGFCHTTESHCILVHILFRARMYSHAQQVLKVLVSSECVPPNSDVLDGLIATRSVCNSGFGVFDALFGVLTDLGLLDEASECFEKMRKFRVLPKARSCNVLLHRLSKVGRRNLSRKLFTNMVTANIPLSVFTFNIMIDISCKEGDLKAARGLFSQMKEMGCTPDVITYNSLIDGHGKVGQLEEAECLFDEMMRVGCEPDVITYNALINCFCKFEQLPQALRYFTQMRRNGVKPNVVTFSTFIDAFCKEGMMQEAIKFFVNMRLIGLAPNEFTYTSLIDGNCKAGNLNEALKVAKEMVQAGINLNIVTYTAIVDGLCKEGKVEEAEEIFRAMVKAGVPSNQLIYTALVHGHFRNKQMEKAMTLLNEMQGMDMKPDLSLYGTVIWGLCDRGELQKAKLLVAEMTKRGLKLNHVIYTTLMDAYFKAGKSSEALSLLHEMLDLGIVPTVVTYCALVDGLCKGGSVEEATYHFDRMKVLGLQPNVLAYTALIDGLCKNSCLEDAKKVFDEMLEKGMSPDKVAYTSLMDGNLKHGNLQEALRLWDKMVDSGIELDLHAYAVLIRGLTKCDQMQQARNLLDEMIGNGVSPDEGVYSCLVRKYHELGNIDEAFELQNEMRRRGLTASTTGDAVPNEQT from the coding sequence CCTTTTCCCACCTCCATGTTCATCTGCTTCACCAGTTTCATTTGTTTAATGCGATTTCCTTTCACGACGGAGGCGAAAACAGATAAGTCTCTCGAAGAATACGATAAAGATTCGATACGTAAAATCATCAAAGAAGAGCAGTGGGATGATTATCGGCTAAGAAGTCTGTTCGATCCGGTTTTATCTCCAACTAAGGTTTCTAGAGTTTTGGTAGAATTGAGACGAGATGCGCCGCTGGCGCTTAAGTTCTTCAATTGGGTGAAAACCCAAAATGGCTTTTGCCACACAACAGAATCGCATTGCATTCTTGTGCATATACTATTCCGGGCTAGGATGTATTCTCATGCTCAACAAGTTCTTAAAGTGCTGGTGTCGTCCGAATGTGTCCCACCCAATTCAGATGTTCTCGATGGCTTGATAGCAACAAGAAGCGTCTGCAATTCAGGGTTTGGAGTTTTTGATGCGCTATTTGGCGTCTTGACGGATTTGGGGTTGTTAGATGAAGCCAGTGAGTGCTTTGAAAAGATGCGGAAGTTCAGAGTTTTGCCAAAGGCACGGTCTTGCAATGTTCTTTTGCACAGACTTTCGAAAGTGGGCCGGAGGAATTTGTCAAGGAAGTTGTTTACAAACATGGTCACAGCGAATATTCCACTGTCGGTTTTTACTTTCAACATCATGATAGACATCTCTTGCAAGGAGGGGGATTTGAAGGCCGCCAGAGGGTTGTTTTCGCAGATGAAGGAAATGGGTTGCACGCCGGATGTTATCACATACAATTCTCTTATTGATGGGCATGGGAAGGTTGGGCAGTTGGAAGAAGCAGAATGTCTGTTCGATGAAATGATGAGGGTGGGTTGTGAGCCTGATGTGATCACATACAATGCCCTTATCAACTGCTTCTGTAAGTTCGAACAGCTGCCGCAGGCATTAAGGTATTTCACCCAAATGAGGAGAAATGGTGTGAAGCCTAATGTTGTAACTTTTAGTACATTTATTGATGCGTTTTGCAAGGAAGGCATGATGCAAGAAGCAATCAAGTTTTTCGTGAATATGAGATTGATCGGTCTTGCACCCAACGAGTTCACGTATACTTCTCTGATAGATGGAAACTGTAAAGCAGGTAATCTCAATGAAGCATTGAAGGTGGCTAAAGAAATGGTGCAGGCAGGAATTAACTTAAATATTGTTACCTATACAGCTATAGTTGATGGTCTATGTAAAGAGGGAAAGGTTGAGGAAGCGGAAGAAATTTTCAGGGCAATGGTGAAAGCAGGTGTGCCCAGTAACCAACTAATCTACACTGCCCTTGTTCATGGGCATTTCAGGAATAAACAGATGGAAAAGGCCATGACTCTGTTGAATGAAATGCAAGGAATGGACATGAAACCTGACTTGTCGTTGTATGGTACTGTCATCTGGGGTCTATGTGACCGGGGTGAGCTTCAAAAAGCTAAGCTTTTAGTCGCTGAAATGACAAAGCGCGGTTTGAAGCTCAATCATGTCATATACACTACTCTCATGGATGCTTATTTTAAGGCAGGGAAATCCTCAGAAGCTCTCAGTCTGCTTCATGAAATGTTAGACTTGGGCATAGTTCCCACTGTTGTGACATATTGTGCGTTAGTCGATGGACTGTGCAAAGGTGGGTCAGTTGAGGAAGCAACTTACCATTTTGATAGGATGAAAGTTTTGGGTTTGCAGCCCAATGTACTGGCTTACACAGCCCTCATTGATGGCCTTTGTAAAAACAGTTGCTTGGAAGATGCCAagaaggtatttgatgaaatgctggAAAAGGGTATGTCTCCAGACAAGGTAGCTTACACATCTTTGATGGACGGGAACTTGAAACACGGAAATCTTCAGGAAGCACTCCGTCTATGGGACAAAATGGTTGACAGTGGTATTGAGCTTGATCTGCATGCATATGCTGTCTTGATAAGGGGACTCACTAAATGTGATCAAATGCAGCAGGCAAGGAACTTGCTGGATGAGATGATAGGAAATGGCGTTTCACCAGACGAGGGTGTTTATAGCTGTCTGGTGAGAAAGTATCATGAGCTAGGCAATATTGATGAAGCCTTCGAGCTACAAAATGAAATGAGAAGAAGAGGTTTAACAGCAAGCACTACTGGTGATGCTGTACCAAATGAACAAACCTGA